The sequence GTGTCGATGGCATCAAGGTAGCCGAAGCAGTCGCGCGGAGCCTGTCGTGAAATTCGAAGACATAAAAAAACTTCATCAGAAGAAGTTCCGCGAGCAGTTCGGTTGTTTCCTGCTGGAGGGCGAGCATCTGGTGCAGGAGCTGCAGAAGGCTGCGATTCGTGACGCGCGGCTGCGCACCAGCGAAATCTATGTCACTCGGGAATATGCGCACTGGACCAGCGAGCTCCCGATTCACGTGGTCGATTCCCGCCACATGGCGCAGCTCAGTGAGACGCGCTCGCCCCAGGGTATTGCCGCGATCGCGCCGTTACTGGCGACACCCACGCAGCAGCCCGGTGAGCGCGCCATCTATCTGCATGAGATTCAGGATCCGGGAAATCTCGGCACGATCCTGCGCTCGCTCGCCTGGTTCGGTGGCTTCCGCTGCCTGCTCAGCCCCAATAGCGTGGACGTATATAACGGCAAGTCGGTGCGCGCCAGCATGGGAGCCATCTTTCATGTGCCGGTGGAGCTCGAAGTGCCGTTGCCGGCACTCCCGGGGCGCTTCGGTCGGATCGCCAGTCTCGATCTGCACGGTAAGCCAATCTCTGCGCCTGAATTTCGTGACTTCGACTGCTACATCTACGGCAATGAAGCTCGGGGTTTGCCACGTGACTCCCTAAGTGGAATCAGTGCAACGTCGTTCACGATCGCGGGAACGGGCGCGATCGAATCGCTGAACGTTGCGGCGACGGTGAACATTTGTCAGTACGAGCTGGCGCGGTCAGCGTAAATCGGCACCGTCGGCAGCAGCCGCTCGGGGCTCTCAGGAGACCGGCGAGCCACCGGTCGCGAAGAATTGTCCCGGGCCGAGCAAGCCCTTGTGAGTGCGGCTCGTATCCATCATGTCGAATACCTTGAGCTGATAGCGAAGGAATTCCTGGCGGGATATCCTACCGTCCCAGTCCGTGTCGATCTTCTCGAACATCTCGCGCGTGAGCAGGCTGTTCGCATAGCCGCCGGTGGCGAACACAGCCACGTTCGGCCGGGAGCTCATGTATTCAGACTCGTCGACCTCTCCGGTCCTGTGCGTGTCTATCATCGCGAATACTTCGTTCTGGAACGCGATCCACTCCTTCCGGGACACCATATTGTCGTGATCGGTGTCCATCTTGTGCATCAC is a genomic window of Candidatus Binataceae bacterium containing:
- a CDS encoding RNA methyltransferase — encoded protein: MKFEDIKKLHQKKFREQFGCFLLEGEHLVQELQKAAIRDARLRTSEIYVTREYAHWTSELPIHVVDSRHMAQLSETRSPQGIAAIAPLLATPTQQPGERAIYLHEIQDPGNLGTILRSLAWFGGFRCLLSPNSVDVYNGKSVRASMGAIFHVPVELEVPLPALPGRFGRIASLDLHGKPISAPEFRDFDCYIYGNEARGLPRDSLSGISATSFTIAGTGAIESLNVAATVNICQYELARSA
- a CDS encoding EF-hand domain-containing protein, whose translation is VMHKMDTDHDNMVSRKEWIAFQNEVFAMIDTHRTGEVDESEYMSSRPNVAVFATGGYANSLLTREMFEKIDTDWDGRISRQEFLRYQLKVFDMMDTSRTHKGLLGPGQFFATGGSPVS